The following is a genomic window from Prevotella sp. E13-17.
CCGATAAAGCCGTAAAGACGCAGGCCGACATGCTCTTCCCTAAGAAAAAGGAGAAGAAGGCAGAGAAACCGGCAAAGGAACGGACCGAAGAGCCAACAGAGCGTCGCCAGCAGTTCAAACCGCTGGGAAAGATTGATCTGGACAGCTTGAACAAACCGAAACCCGCACCTGTTGCAAAGCCAGTGAGCGAACCCGAACCAAAGGCTGCTGCCGAGAGCCTGGAAGAGGTGATGCCTGTGAAGGAGGAAACTCCTGCTCCCGTCAAGGAGGAGGTGAAGTCTGAACCTGTCGTAGAACAGAAGCCCGAACCCGTTCATGTCGTCGAGGAGACTGTCGAGGAGGTACAGGCTGAAGAAGAGAAAACGACAAAGGTGGAAGAGAAAACCGAGACTAATAAAGAGTCTGCTATCTTTACGCTGAAGAGCGAGGCCAAGCTGGCTCCAAAGGTGAATGTGCTGGGTAAGATAGACCTGTCTGCACTGAACCAGAGCACTCGTCCGAAGAAGAAAACCAAGGAGGAAAAGCGCAAACAGCGTGAAGCACAGTCTGCTCAGATGCTTGGCGGCAACGCGCAGCAGAATGGGGAGAAACGCAAACGTGAGCGTATCCGTACGGGTAAAGTGGATATTGAGGAGGCTGCAAAGCAACAGCAGAATCAGCAGGGCAACGCTAAAAAGAAAAACAAGGGCGGCAATCAGAACTTCCAGGACAACGGTCAGCAGGGAGGTAAGAATAAGAAAAACAAGAACCGCATGGCAACCAAGCCTCTGGAGGCTAACGATGAGGACGTGGCACGCCAGGTAAAGGAAACATTGGCTCGACTGACATCAAAGACCACCATGAATAAGAAGGGCGCTAAGTACCGTAAGGAGAAGCGCGATGCAGTGGCCGAACGTATGCAGGAGGAGATGGAGTCGCAGGCAGCAGAGAGCAAAGTGCTGAAGCTGACCGAGTTTGTGACCGTCTCTGAGCTGGCTACAATGATGGACGTGCCTGTGGTTAAGGTCATCGGTACCTGTATGTCTGTTGGTATCATGGTAAGTATCAACCAGCGTCTGAATGCTGAGACCATCAATCTGGTAGCCGAGGAGTTCGGATTCACCACAGAATATGTGAGCGCCGAAGTCCAGGAGGCTATCACCGAAGAGCAGGACGATGAGAACGACCTGATCTCGCGTGCACCAATCGTTACGGTGATGGGACACGTTGACCATGGTAAGACATCGCTGCTTGACCATATCCGCAATACCAACGTGATTGCCGGTGAGGCCGGTGGTATCACACAGCACATTGGTGCCTACAACGTGAAGTTGAAAGACGGACGCCAGATTACATTCCTGGATACACCAGGTCACGAGGCATTTACTGCCATGCGTGCCCGTGGTGCTCAGGTAACGGATATCGCCATCATCATTGTGGCTGCCGACGACTCAGTGATGCCTACCACCAAGGAGGCTATCGCTCATGCTCAGGCTGCCAATGTGCCAATGGTGTTCGCTATCAATAAGATCGATAAGCCCGGTGCAAACCCCGATAAGATTCGTGAGGACCTGGCCAACATGAACCTGCTTGTAGAAGAGTGGGGCGGTAAGTACCAGTGTCAGGAGATTAGTGCCAAAAAAGGCATCGGTGTCGATGAGCTGCTGGAAAAAGTGCTACTTGAGGCAGAGATGCTTGACTTGAAAGCTAATCCTAACCGCAAGGCCACAGGTTCTATCATTGAGAGCTCGCTGGACAAGGGTCGTGGTTATGTTTCTACGGTGTTGGTGTCAAACGGTACGTTGAAGGTTGGCGATGTCGTTATCGCAGGTACTGCCTGGGGTAAGGTGAAGGCCATGTTCAATGAGCGTAACCAGCGCATCAAGCAGGCTGGTCCTGCTGAGCCTGCCATCATTCTGGGTCTTAATGGCGCACCTACTGCCGGCGACTCGTTCCATGTGATGGAAAGCGAACAGGAAGCTCGTGATATTGCCAATAAACGTACTCAGCTGCAGCGTGAGCAGTCGCTGCGTACCACAAAGACCGTGGGTCTGGATGAGATTTCACATCGTATTGCCTTGGGTGAGTTCCATGAACTCAATATCATTGTTAAGGGTGATACCGATGGTTCTATTGAGGCCCTGTCTGACTCGTTCATCAAACTCTCGACAGAAAAGGTTCAGGTGAACGTGATTAACAAGGCCGTGGGTCAGATTTCTGAGAACGACGTCATGCTGGCTTCTGCATCAGACGCTATCATTGTGGGCTTCCAGGTGCGTCCTTCAAGCGAAGCTCGCCGACTGGCCGAGCGCG
Proteins encoded in this region:
- the infB gene encoding translation initiation factor IF-2; translation: MGVRLNKVLTELNIGLQTAVDFLKNKKSLGEIRDDATFNTKISDEQYEALVREFSTDKAVKTQADMLFPKKKEKKAEKPAKERTEEPTERRQQFKPLGKIDLDSLNKPKPAPVAKPVSEPEPKAAAESLEEVMPVKEETPAPVKEEVKSEPVVEQKPEPVHVVEETVEEVQAEEEKTTKVEEKTETNKESAIFTLKSEAKLAPKVNVLGKIDLSALNQSTRPKKKTKEEKRKQREAQSAQMLGGNAQQNGEKRKRERIRTGKVDIEEAAKQQQNQQGNAKKKNKGGNQNFQDNGQQGGKNKKNKNRMATKPLEANDEDVARQVKETLARLTSKTTMNKKGAKYRKEKRDAVAERMQEEMESQAAESKVLKLTEFVTVSELATMMDVPVVKVIGTCMSVGIMVSINQRLNAETINLVAEEFGFTTEYVSAEVQEAITEEQDDENDLISRAPIVTVMGHVDHGKTSLLDHIRNTNVIAGEAGGITQHIGAYNVKLKDGRQITFLDTPGHEAFTAMRARGAQVTDIAIIIVAADDSVMPTTKEAIAHAQAANVPMVFAINKIDKPGANPDKIREDLANMNLLVEEWGGKYQCQEISAKKGIGVDELLEKVLLEAEMLDLKANPNRKATGSIIESSLDKGRGYVSTVLVSNGTLKVGDVVIAGTAWGKVKAMFNERNQRIKQAGPAEPAIILGLNGAPTAGDSFHVMESEQEARDIANKRTQLQREQSLRTTKTVGLDEISHRIALGEFHELNIIVKGDTDGSIEALSDSFIKLSTEKVQVNVINKAVGQISENDVMLASASDAIIVGFQVRPSSEARRLAEREGVEINTYSIIYDAIDEVKSTMQGMLDKVKKEVISGMIEVKQVFKISKVGTVAGGLVVEGKVHNKDKARVIRDGIVIHTANIDALKRYKDDAKEVATGLECGISLVNFNDIQAGDMIETFTEIEVEQKL